In one window of Bradyrhizobium sp. AZCC 1721 DNA:
- a CDS encoding class I SAM-dependent methyltransferase, with amino-acid sequence MRLLGRYRGRNGAIEIVECTADGTLIYFEEDIRQSQATPDGESVFSYVRLMDELLHRATNILVLGCGGGNLATRLARLGKELTIVDNNPISFVIAQRYFGLPDGLPLIASDFRKFILDDDLLYDGIAIDVGGPDFRFDDEFDVETCDAIRARLTPGGRIVMNVLVANDIDPVPDRIAARLAGDRLAAWIIDEQGVQDRNAIIACVPEKRLSAHPALAEAMQNSLERWSIRRGRLRARDLGAMYSAADR; translated from the coding sequence GTGCGGTTGCTGGGGCGTTATCGGGGCAGGAACGGCGCGATCGAGATCGTCGAATGCACCGCGGATGGAACACTGATCTATTTCGAGGAAGACATCAGGCAGAGTCAGGCCACGCCCGACGGCGAGAGCGTTTTCAGCTATGTCAGGCTCATGGACGAGCTCTTGCATCGCGCGACGAACATCCTCGTCCTGGGATGCGGCGGCGGGAATCTCGCGACCAGACTGGCGCGTCTCGGAAAAGAGCTGACGATCGTCGACAACAATCCGATCAGCTTCGTGATCGCCCAGCGCTATTTTGGGCTGCCGGACGGATTGCCGCTGATCGCATCCGATTTCCGGAAGTTCATTCTCGACGACGATCTGCTTTACGACGGGATCGCCATCGATGTCGGAGGTCCGGATTTTCGCTTTGACGATGAATTCGACGTCGAGACCTGCGATGCCATCCGCGCGCGGTTGACGCCCGGCGGCCGCATCGTGATGAACGTGTTGGTCGCGAACGACATCGACCCGGTACCCGATCGCATCGCCGCGCGGCTTGCCGGCGACCGGCTGGCAGCGTGGATCATCGACGAACAGGGCGTCCAGGATCGAAATGCGATCATCGCGTGCGTGCCGGAAAAGCGATTAAGCGCGCATCCGGCGCTTGCCGAGGCGATGCAAAACAGCCTCGAGCGGTGGTCGATCCGGCGAGGCAGATTGCGGGCTCGCGACCTCGGCGCGATGTATTCCGCCGCTGACAGGTAG
- a CDS encoding ABC transporter permease encodes MGQQIVHRLLISFPALLGVLFLCFCLLQVVPADPAMIIAGPDAKAETIAAIRQELGLDRSIPVQFFEYILRVLRGDLGRSIISNRMVSEELAMTIGPTIELMLGAMLIAVPAGLGLGTLAAVHRGRLTDRIIMACSVAGVSMPVFFIGLILIQFVGFKWALLPFTGRTGPVWDGGLPSLILPALTLGAVLIGPIARLTRTAVLEVLGADFVRTARAKGLRERVVIIHHALRNAMIPVVTLIGLQAAFLLGGAVVTETMFSWPGVGRLAVGAIVSSDFPTAQGAIMILAIAFLTINLLVDVLYVYLDPRVQRR; translated from the coding sequence ATGGGACAACAGATTGTCCATCGCCTGCTGATTTCGTTTCCCGCTTTGCTCGGGGTTCTCTTCCTCTGCTTTTGCCTGTTGCAGGTCGTTCCGGCAGATCCCGCGATGATCATTGCCGGGCCCGATGCCAAGGCTGAGACCATCGCTGCGATCCGACAGGAACTCGGTCTCGACAGATCGATCCCCGTTCAATTCTTTGAATACATCCTGCGTGTGCTGCGCGGAGATCTCGGCCGCTCCATCATTTCCAACCGAATGGTGAGCGAGGAACTGGCGATGACGATCGGGCCGACGATCGAGCTGATGCTCGGTGCGATGCTGATCGCCGTGCCGGCCGGGCTCGGGCTCGGGACGCTGGCGGCAGTCCATCGCGGCCGCCTCACCGATCGCATCATCATGGCCTGCTCGGTCGCCGGCGTGTCGATGCCGGTGTTCTTTATCGGCCTGATCCTGATCCAGTTCGTTGGATTCAAATGGGCGCTGTTGCCCTTCACCGGTCGTACCGGCCCGGTATGGGACGGCGGATTGCCGAGCCTGATCCTGCCCGCTCTGACGCTCGGCGCGGTGCTGATCGGCCCGATCGCGCGGCTGACGCGCACCGCCGTGCTCGAAGTGCTCGGTGCCGATTTCGTCCGCACGGCGCGCGCCAAGGGATTGCGTGAGCGGGTGGTGATCATTCATCACGCGCTGCGCAACGCCATGATCCCCGTCGTCACCCTGATCGGGCTGCAAGCGGCGTTCCTGCTCGGCGGCGCCGTCGTCACGGAAACCATGTTCTCATGGCCCGGCGTCGGCCGGCTTGCCGTCGGCGCCATCGTCTCCAGCGATTTTCCGACGGCGCAGGGCGCGATCATGATCCTCGCCATCGCCTTCCTGACGATCAACCTCTTGGTCGATGTGCTCTACGTCTATCTCGATCCCAGGGTGCAGCGCAGATGA
- a CDS encoding ABC transporter permease — protein sequence MSVEALEQGFVLERETGVFARAGVLRRLARDRVAALAGLALAAIVLAALFAPWIAPYDPYFTDLTKVMLPPDAAHWFGTDNTGRDILSRVIFGTRNTLILGLVGVIVGGLIGGIMGILATYYRRLDGWIMRLVDIMLAFPAILIGLAVAAIFGAGLSAVAIALVVATVPAVAREARGAAMGVMGQDFMEAGRAVGVSDGALIWRYLTLNCISTIFVFLTLRFGQIILTGSALGFLGMGAQPPIAELGMMAAQGRDFLFMAPHIATIPSCAIFVIVLAANLLGDAFRDVLDPRLQT from the coding sequence ATGAGCGTCGAGGCTCTCGAGCAAGGCTTTGTCCTGGAGCGCGAAACCGGCGTATTCGCTCGCGCCGGGGTGTTGCGCCGGCTGGCGCGCGACCGCGTCGCTGCACTCGCCGGGCTGGCGCTCGCGGCTATCGTGCTGGCGGCGCTGTTTGCGCCCTGGATCGCGCCCTACGATCCCTACTTCACCGACCTCACCAAGGTGATGCTGCCTCCCGACGCCGCGCACTGGTTCGGCACCGACAATACCGGGCGCGACATCTTGAGCCGCGTCATCTTCGGAACCCGCAACACGCTGATACTCGGACTGGTCGGGGTGATCGTTGGCGGCCTGATCGGCGGCATCATGGGTATCCTCGCCACCTATTATCGCCGGCTGGACGGCTGGATCATGCGGCTGGTCGACATTATGCTGGCCTTCCCGGCAATCCTGATCGGGCTTGCAGTGGCCGCTATCTTCGGCGCCGGGCTCTCGGCTGTTGCTATTGCGCTCGTCGTTGCAACCGTACCCGCTGTCGCGCGGGAGGCGCGAGGCGCGGCGATGGGCGTGATGGGTCAGGATTTCATGGAAGCCGGCCGCGCCGTGGGCGTGTCCGACGGCGCACTGATCTGGCGCTACCTGACGCTCAATTGCATTTCGACGATCTTCGTGTTCCTGACGTTGCGCTTCGGCCAGATCATCCTGACCGGCTCGGCGCTGGGCTTCCTCGGCATGGGCGCGCAGCCGCCGATCGCCGAGCTCGGCATGATGGCAGCGCAGGGCCGCGACTTCCTGTTCATGGCGCCGCATATCGCGACGATCCCGAGCTGTGCCATCTTCGTGATCGTGCTGGCCGCCAACCTTCTGGGCGACGCATTCCGCGACGTCCTCGATCCGAGGCTGCAGACATGA